Proteins from a genomic interval of Arvicola amphibius chromosome 17, mArvAmp1.2, whole genome shotgun sequence:
- the Nemp1 gene encoding nuclear envelope integral membrane protein 1 translates to MAGGIKVAGWSAVGPWPRCGGPGGRGAAWLVFVLFGCVVCGSAGIDVNVVMLQESQVDMNSSQQFCYKNVLIPKWYDIWTRIQVRVNSSKLVRVTQVDSEEKLRELEQFSIWNFFSSFLKEKLNDTYVNVGLYSTKTCLKVEIVEKDTKYSVIVTRRFDPKIFLVFFLGLTLFFCGDLLSRSQIFYYSTGVSVGIVASLLIIIFMLSKFMPKRSPIYVILVGGWSFSLYLIQLVFKNLQEIWRCYWHYLLSYVLTVGFMSFAVCYKYGPLENERSINLLTWTLQLLGLGFMYASIQIPHVAFALIIIALCTKNLEYPVHWLYTTYRKMYKATAKPVPPRLLTEEEYRIQGEVETQRALQELREFCNSPECSAWKTISRIQSPKRFADFVEGSFHLTPNEVSVHEQEYGLGSIIAQDEELSSEEEGSEYPAVTQNSFLT, encoded by the exons CTGGAATTGATGTGAATGTGGTCATGCTTCAGGAATCCCAAGTTGATATGAATTCCAGTCAACAATTCTGTTATAAAAATGTGCTTATCCCAAAGTGGTATGATATATGGACACGGATACAG GTCCGGGTAAATAGCTCCAAACTGGTCCGAGTCACCCAGGTGGACAGTGAGGAGAAGCTGAGAGAGCTAGAGCAGTTTAGTATTTGgaactttttttcttcctttttaaaagagaaattgaatGACACCTATGTTAACGTGGGTCTGTACAGCACAAAAACCTGCCTCAAAGTTGAGATTGTAGAGAAGGACACCAAATACAGTGTCATTGTGACCCGGA gATTTGACCCCaaaattttccttgttttcttccttggacTTACACTATTTTTTTGTGGAGACTTGTTGAGCAG GAGTCAAATTTTCTATTATTCCACTGGAGTGAGCGTGGGGATTGTGGCCTCTCTGTTAATCATCATTTTTATGCTCTCCAAGTTTATGCCCAAG AGAAGTCCCATTTACGTCATCCTGGTAGGAGGCTGGTCCTTTTCTCTGTACCTCATTCAGCTAGTTTTTAAGAATTTACAAGAGATATGGAGGTGTTATTGGCATTATCTTCTAA GCTACGTCCTCACAGTCGGATTCATGAGTTTCGCCGTGTGCTACAAGTATGGGCCCCTGGAGAACGAGCGAAGCATCAACCTGCTGACCTGGACACTGCAGCTGCTGGGCCTGGGCTTCATGTACGCCAGCATTCAGATACCACATGTTGCTTTTGCCCTCATTATCATTGCCCTGTGCACTAAGAACCTGGAGTACCCTGTTCATTGGCTGTACACCACCTACAG AAAGATGTATAAGGCAACAGCAAAGCCCGTCCCCCCTCGCCTCCTGACAGAAGAGGAGTATCGGATACAAGGGGAGGTGGAGACCCAGAGGGCTCTGCAGGAACTCCGAGAGTTTTGTAATAGTCCAGAGTGTTCTGCCTGGAAGACTATATCTCGGATTCAGTCTCCAAAAAG ATTTGCTGACTTTGTGGAAGGTTCTTTTCACCTCACACCaaatgaagtttctgttcatGAGCAGGAGTATGGATTAGGGAGCATAATTGCCCAGGATGAGGAGCTGTCCTCAGAGGAGGAGGGCTCAGAGTACCCCGCTGTCACCCAGAACAGCTTCCTGACTTAG